TGCTTTAGTTAGCATTTCTAGCATAATGTagaatagtgatgataatggaaaATGCTTCAACCCTAATATTACTGGTAAGCCTTCTAGTACCTTCCCTTTAGAGATGCTTGCTCCtgatttaaatacaatttatcattttaagaaaaggtcCCTTCATAcctatttttgttgttaaaagctttttctgcatttattagtATCTTAATTATGCTTGTAGTTTTCCTAATGCTGAAACAGTATACATACTGGTATAAATTTCACCTAGTTGTAAATATATTCTTATTGTGATACTTTTTAATGCTTATAAATCTCTATCACACATTTTATTGTTGCTTCTATTTTCTAGCTGTTTCATAAgtatgtgtattttatttccccaagtATATTGTACATAGggattatcttttatttaattttcataataaatacttatagaaGTGATATATTCCCTTCTGATAGAAAATAGCAATatcttgccattttttttctcttttcattgacTAATATGCTTCTTCTATAACACATGGATTGTTAGAATGCAGTACCCAACCAAAGATCTGCTTTTGATACCTGGAATtagactattattattaataagttCTTAAAAATATAAGGCAACTGACCCTTTTATCCTTATGGAAAACCTTCCACTAAAACATGTGGTCATGCCTTAGTATTGTTTGTTCTAGGTAATTTTATCTGGAAGAATCTTACCAAGCTGCACTTATTCCTTTGTACTTTGGGAGCTGTTAACTTGGGCTTCTACCTCTTCCATCATTCAGAAAAGAATATCTTACATGAGGAGGAAGGCAGGTGAGCAATGGCTTTTGTAAGGTTTGTTTTACATAGGTagagaagttaaaaaattttCATAGCTTAATAAAAtaccttatttttgtttttaaatcaactttttttcagtgaacaaatacattttctcttcttcctacctCCCCTTTCACACATACTAAACAAACAAACCTACTCCCCatgcacaaaacaaataaatacattgcaatcaggcaaaaaaaatttccatattgatATACTCAGTATATCAACTCTCTGTTAAGATTTAGGTAACATATTTCATACCTGGTCCTCAGAAATCATGGATGGTTATTACACTGATAAAAGTTATTTGGTCTTTCAAGGGTTGTCTTTATGATTTGTTActatttacattgttttaattCTACTTACTTTatatagcatcagttcatataagtctttgcaaatttctctctattcttttacTATTACAGcactatagtattccattacatttatatattataatttatttagccattaatTCTTCAATTATCAAACACCTTAACAattctttatccataaaaaaagttatttattttaaatatttctgtatattttgtacattctttttttctctttgagatatagggtTCAAATATTGCTAAGGTTCATAATACTGAATGACTGATTTAACCTTTTTTGCCTATGtttgttagttttgtttcttttttcacaaattAAAGAGTCACTTGTTTCATGCTGGGTTTTGTAAGttctgaatgaaatgaaatgactgaTTATTAAAATGAGAACCTTTCTTAGGAATTTATATAGACAGAAATTAGTATTAGAGGAAATTTGGATAGAGTAATGAATTTGatgtgcttttcattttttgccacttaaaaagatataaaaattttgtactttttctcTTAGGGAGCTGTTTGGACTTGGAATTATTATAATATGGCTGAGTCTTTGTCACATCTCAACAAAGTAAGTTTTCATCTTGTTAATTTAAAACTAAGGAGCTTCAGGACTAGCAAACCAAGTACTatagatcagggattcttaaacattttctattaGTTACTCCTTTTcactaagaaatttttatgtgacctcaggtatttaggtatataaaagaggtatacaaatcaaacatttgctgataataaatcataattctggAATGTctatattcagttatgagactccatatagcgtcatgaaccacagtttaagaaatctTGCTATAGATGAAAATGCAGTGAGAGGACTTTTAAAAGTACCTACTTTCCCAAAGAAAGCTAATGCTCCTTGGTCTGTGATTTAAGACCACTAATACAGGCTGTCTTCTGTCTCAGTTATATTATACAACTGTCACAGTTATATAATAGCAGTTATTAGCACTTTTGTTAGCATAATTTTTAACTAAAATATTAAcactcatcttttattttttttagaaatccaGTTGGTAGAAGAGTTCAATTGATTGTTACTATTGCTGTTTCTCTTTGCCCATTTATCACATGGttctacatatatgtaaacaaagAGATGCGTTCCACTTGGCCAACACATTGCAAGAcagttatttaaatgaattttatcattcttttcataaaatgaatattttcacaATTCATATTTGTCACATTACATTTGATTACAAGTTAGTCAATTTAAGTACTTATGTCATGATTTAAGTTATACTAGTAAAGGGTTTTGACCCAAGAGCTCTTTAAGAATGAATGACTATAAATGCAATATAagactatataaaaataagaagttattagaaatctttttttttttttttttttgctaaggcaattggggttaagtgacttgcccagggtcacacagccaggaagtgttaagtgtctgaggccagatttaaactcaagtcctcctgacttcaaggctggtgctctatccactgtgccacctggctgtccccctagaaatcttttttaaaagagaaagtgctgtggcatagtggaaagaatactaatCTGAGTTATGGGATTTGACTTTTACtctgtactattattattctttaccTGTGAAACAAGTAATTTATCTTTTCTAggactatttcttcatttttaatatagcaaaaatattacTCTACTATTCACAAAATTACAAAGTTGTGAAGAAAGCTGTGTTACTTTGTAGCTGATTAacttcttgtttttatttcttcatcaaaaaaatgGAAGTATTTCCCCTGTCTaccttataaaattattttgattaaataagataatatgtggGAATTCAAAAGTATAAAAGTATTA
The Sminthopsis crassicaudata isolate SCR6 chromosome 4, ASM4859323v1, whole genome shotgun sequence genome window above contains:
- the TMEM220 gene encoding transmembrane protein 220 isoform X1, encoding MALARSPAETLRRSSNFVMAAFFALAAYVQINDPDAELWMVVYMIPAILTLLVGFNPLITGNFIWKNLTKLHLFLCTLGAVNLGFYLFHHSEKNILHEEEGRELFGLGIIIIWLSLCHISTKNPVGRRVQLIVTIAVSLCPFITWFYIYVNKEMRSTWPTHCKTVI